In Mytilus edulis chromosome 6, xbMytEdul2.2, whole genome shotgun sequence, the following proteins share a genomic window:
- the LOC139527567 gene encoding zinc-binding protein A33-like, which yields MATSQEYICDICMSQHITQTAIVRCPECEENFCEKCKIFHEFAKATKKHEIILIENVLKLSKFVQDIKINCPEHDERFVFYCDEHEKPCCAYCFHNAHTKCRSSTPLHTLTKNAKESSSLVDLETTLSDLLKNLTNIIENRSENLQDLVDQKKRFEMKIKTSKEAFNTYLDELEADLLDKLQKTFIEKELQIQNVLKDIERRKSSICEMQDNVTIVKSVASPFQTFMALRELTHLANTAETDLQRLFDSGSFNWIEILGTPADIQSLKDNFKSFGKIDFRFNPSKITLNVRKSREAQLQGCKGIVQSKVRVSFKINSIHGLRHIYQKKNLRRTYLAKHTKN from the coding sequence ATGGCTACAAGTCAAGAATATATTTGTGATATCTGCATGTCCCAACATATAACTCAAACTGCCATAGTACGCTGTCCTGAATGTGAAGAGAATTTTTGTGAAAAGTGTAAAATTTTCCATGAGTTTGCAAAAGCAactaaaaaacatgaaattatttTGATAGAAAATGTTCTAAAACTCTCTAAGTTTGTCCAGGATATTAAAATAAACTGTCCAGAACACGATGAAAGATTTGTATTTTATTGTGACGAACACGAAAAACCATGTTGTGCATATTGTTTTCACAACGCGCATACTAAATGTCGTAGTTCAACCCCACTCCATACACTTACAAAGAATGCAAAGGAGTCATCATCGCTTGTGGATCTCGAGACAACGTTATcagatttattgaaaaatttaacaaacataATTGAAAATCGTTCGGAAAATCTTCAAGATCTTGTAGACCAAAAAAAgagatttgaaatgaaaataaagactTCAAAAGAAGCCTTCAACACATATTTGGATGAGCTAGAAGCAGATCTTTTGGACAAGTTACagaaaacatttattgaaaaaGAACTCCagatacaaaatgtattaaaagaCATTGAACGGCGGAAATCCAGTATTTGTGAAATGCAAGATAATGTTACCATTGTTAAAAGTGTTGCTTCTCCATTTCAAACTTTCATGGCCTTGCGTGAATTAACACATTTAGCAAACACTGCTGAAACAGATCTGCAGCGTTTGTTTGACAGCGGTTCGTTTAATTGGATTGAAATTTTGGGTACACCAGCGGATATCCAATCATtaaaagacaattttaaatcGTTCGGGAAAATCGACTTTAGGTTTAACCCTTCTAAAATAACGTTGAATGTACGAAAGTCTCGGGAAGCACAACTTCAAGGGTGCAAAGGAATTGTTCAAAGTAAAGTAAGAGTGTCCTTTAAAATTAACAGTATTCATGGTTTGAGGCatatatatcagaaaaaaaatcttagGAGAACATACCTTGCTAAACATACTAAAAATTAA